A stretch of the Nicotiana tabacum cultivar K326 chromosome 6, ASM71507v2, whole genome shotgun sequence genome encodes the following:
- the LOC107763529 gene encoding protein LEO1 homolog isoform X2 yields MVGEEKRHQMMQNLFGDQSEEEEEEEEEVESEHESNRQPDYASDDGDGGLEPEGEGEADVEGEGEVEVEGQGEAEMESEGEMQDVDPGHGESEGERDQSSQEIEVGDQKVESEGRDSESDEKEEYGQRVVTSRRREVIDSESERSEENRFGDNEDEEVNQARSPRSPGEEKDEAHISSAPEIRDVFGDSEDEEEADYVVQDQIDEEQNISPMEEETSYGKVRPEDIIPEDDGGYESEEEQVESKTKEKPVGPPLELEIPLRPPPAYSDKMNLIKVSNIMGIDPKPFDPETYVEEDVFVTDESGSKKRISLVNNIVRWRKVKKPDGTTTVESNARFVEWSDGSVQLMIGNEVLDMSVQDAQHDQAHLFLRHGKGILQSQGRILRKMRFMPSSLTSNSHRLLTALVDSRHKKVYKVKNCFTDIDPEREKEQKEKAESQTIRANVILNRKKEKVSRKYMPAVRRERQLSPGFLEDALEEEEDTDYYDSRRSAARRRFEEDLEMEAQAEKRIINAKKKDIPRQTSLSASKHSRRPIDFEDSEKEESEYETEEEEEEEERSPPRRRDVQEEQEYEEEEERDQGEEEEAYEESEEEAEEPKQNARESAPSKRKGIESDEESPPRKTTTHRRMAIVYDSEED; encoded by the exons ATGGTAGGAGAAGAGAAGAGGCATCAGATGATGCAAAACCTATTCGGAGACCAATccgaagaggaagaagaagaagaggaggaggttGAATCCGAACATGAATCAAACCGTCAACCCGATTACGCTTCG GATGATGGGGATGGAGGGCTAGAGCCAGAAGGAGAAGGTGAAGCCGATGTTGAAGGTGAAGGAGAAGTAGAAGTGGAAGGCCAAGGGGAGGCTGAGATGGAGAGTGAAGGTGAAATGCAAGATGTTGATCCTGGTCACGGTGAGAGTGAGGGTGAAAGAGATCAGAGTTCTCAGGAAATAGAGGTTGGTGATCAGAAGGTAGAAAGTGAAGGAAGAGACTCAGAGAGTGATGAAAAAGAAGAATATGGTCAAAGAGTAGTGACTAGTAGAAGGAGGGAAGTAATTGACAGTGAATCAGAAAGATCTGAGGAAAACCGATTTGGTGACAATGAAGACGAGGAAGTAAATCAAGCAAGAAGTCCAAG GTCCCCTGGGGAAGAGAAAGATGAGGCTCACATATCCTCTGCCCCAGAAATTCGTGACGTGTTTGGGGATTCAGAGGACGAAGAAGAGGCTGATTATGTTGTTCAGGATCAAATTGACGAGGAGCAAAAT ATATCCCCTATGGAAGAAGAAACTAGCTATGGGAAAGTTAGGCCAGAAGATATTATACCCGAAGATGATGGCGGATACGAGTCTGAAGAAGAGCAAGTGGAATCTAAAACTAAGGAAAAACCAGTTGGGCCCCCATTAGAGCTGGAGATTCCATTGCGTCCACCTCCAGCTTATTCAGATAAG ATGAACTTGATCAAGGTTTCTAACATAATGGGCATTGATCCTAAGCCCTTTGATCCTGAGACATATGTTGAAGAGGACGTCTTTGTGACTGATGAATCTGGATCTAAGAAACGCATCAGCTTAGTTAACAACATTGTTCGATGGAGGAAAGTTAAAAAGCCCGATGGAACAACAACT GTAGAAAGCAATGCACGCTTTGTGGAGTGGTCTGATGGCAGTGTACAATTAATGATTGGAAATGAAGTTCTGGACATGTCTGTGCAAGATGCCCAGCATGATCAAGCACACCTGTTTCTTAGACATGGAAAG GGAATACTAcaatcacaagggagaattttaagAAAGATGAGGTTTATGCCTTCATCCTTGACATCAAACTCTCACCGTCTATTGACTGCCCTTGTTGATTCGCGTCATAAGAAGGTATACAAAGTGAAGAACTGTTTCACTGACATTGACCCTGAGAGGGAGAAAGAGCAAAAGGAGAAG GCTGAAAGCCAAACAATCAGAGCAAATGTAATCCTCAACCGGAAAAAGGAGAAGGTCAGCCGTAAATACATGCCTGCTGTACGTAGGGAGCGCCAACTCTCTCCTGGTTTCTTAGAGGATGCACTTGAGGAG GAAGAGGATACAGATTACTATGACTCTCGACGGTCTGCTGCTCGACGTCGCTTTGAAGAAGATCTAGAAATGGAAGCTCAAGCTGAGAAACGAATCATTAATGCGAAAAAG AAAGATATTCCTAGACAAACATCATTGTCTGCTTCAAAACATTCTCGGCGCCCTATTGATTTTGAAGATAGCGAGAAGGAGGAGTCGGAGTATGAAActgaagaggaggaagaggaagaagagaggtctCCCCCACGTAGAAGGGATGTGCAGGAGGAGCAGGAatatgaagaagaggaagagcgTGATCAGGGAGAGGAGGAAGAGGCATATGAAGAGTCAGAAGAGGAGGCTGAG GAGCCGAAGCAAAATGCTAGGGAATCAGCACCAAGTAAGCGGAAAGGGATTGAGTCGGATGAAGAATCTCCTCCAAGGAAGACGACAACTCATCGCAGAATGGCAATTGTTTATGACAGTGAGGAAGACTAA
- the LOC107763529 gene encoding protein LEO1 homolog isoform X1: MVGEEKRHQMMQNLFGDQSEEEEEEEEEVESEHESNRQPDYASDDGDGGLEPEGEGEADVEGEGEVEVEGQGEAEMESEGEMQDVDPGHGESEGERDQSSQEIEVGDQKVESEGRDSESDEKEEYGQRVVTSRRREVIDSESERSEENRFGDNEDEEVNQARSPSRSPGEEKDEAHISSAPEIRDVFGDSEDEEEADYVVQDQIDEEQNISPMEEETSYGKVRPEDIIPEDDGGYESEEEQVESKTKEKPVGPPLELEIPLRPPPAYSDKMNLIKVSNIMGIDPKPFDPETYVEEDVFVTDESGSKKRISLVNNIVRWRKVKKPDGTTTVESNARFVEWSDGSVQLMIGNEVLDMSVQDAQHDQAHLFLRHGKGILQSQGRILRKMRFMPSSLTSNSHRLLTALVDSRHKKVYKVKNCFTDIDPEREKEQKEKAESQTIRANVILNRKKEKVSRKYMPAVRRERQLSPGFLEDALEEEEDTDYYDSRRSAARRRFEEDLEMEAQAEKRIINAKKKDIPRQTSLSASKHSRRPIDFEDSEKEESEYETEEEEEEEERSPPRRRDVQEEQEYEEEEERDQGEEEEAYEESEEEAEEPKQNARESAPSKRKGIESDEESPPRKTTTHRRMAIVYDSEED, translated from the exons ATGGTAGGAGAAGAGAAGAGGCATCAGATGATGCAAAACCTATTCGGAGACCAATccgaagaggaagaagaagaagaggaggaggttGAATCCGAACATGAATCAAACCGTCAACCCGATTACGCTTCG GATGATGGGGATGGAGGGCTAGAGCCAGAAGGAGAAGGTGAAGCCGATGTTGAAGGTGAAGGAGAAGTAGAAGTGGAAGGCCAAGGGGAGGCTGAGATGGAGAGTGAAGGTGAAATGCAAGATGTTGATCCTGGTCACGGTGAGAGTGAGGGTGAAAGAGATCAGAGTTCTCAGGAAATAGAGGTTGGTGATCAGAAGGTAGAAAGTGAAGGAAGAGACTCAGAGAGTGATGAAAAAGAAGAATATGGTCAAAGAGTAGTGACTAGTAGAAGGAGGGAAGTAATTGACAGTGAATCAGAAAGATCTGAGGAAAACCGATTTGGTGACAATGAAGACGAGGAAGTAAATCAAGCAAGAAGTCCAAG TAGGTCCCCTGGGGAAGAGAAAGATGAGGCTCACATATCCTCTGCCCCAGAAATTCGTGACGTGTTTGGGGATTCAGAGGACGAAGAAGAGGCTGATTATGTTGTTCAGGATCAAATTGACGAGGAGCAAAAT ATATCCCCTATGGAAGAAGAAACTAGCTATGGGAAAGTTAGGCCAGAAGATATTATACCCGAAGATGATGGCGGATACGAGTCTGAAGAAGAGCAAGTGGAATCTAAAACTAAGGAAAAACCAGTTGGGCCCCCATTAGAGCTGGAGATTCCATTGCGTCCACCTCCAGCTTATTCAGATAAG ATGAACTTGATCAAGGTTTCTAACATAATGGGCATTGATCCTAAGCCCTTTGATCCTGAGACATATGTTGAAGAGGACGTCTTTGTGACTGATGAATCTGGATCTAAGAAACGCATCAGCTTAGTTAACAACATTGTTCGATGGAGGAAAGTTAAAAAGCCCGATGGAACAACAACT GTAGAAAGCAATGCACGCTTTGTGGAGTGGTCTGATGGCAGTGTACAATTAATGATTGGAAATGAAGTTCTGGACATGTCTGTGCAAGATGCCCAGCATGATCAAGCACACCTGTTTCTTAGACATGGAAAG GGAATACTAcaatcacaagggagaattttaagAAAGATGAGGTTTATGCCTTCATCCTTGACATCAAACTCTCACCGTCTATTGACTGCCCTTGTTGATTCGCGTCATAAGAAGGTATACAAAGTGAAGAACTGTTTCACTGACATTGACCCTGAGAGGGAGAAAGAGCAAAAGGAGAAG GCTGAAAGCCAAACAATCAGAGCAAATGTAATCCTCAACCGGAAAAAGGAGAAGGTCAGCCGTAAATACATGCCTGCTGTACGTAGGGAGCGCCAACTCTCTCCTGGTTTCTTAGAGGATGCACTTGAGGAG GAAGAGGATACAGATTACTATGACTCTCGACGGTCTGCTGCTCGACGTCGCTTTGAAGAAGATCTAGAAATGGAAGCTCAAGCTGAGAAACGAATCATTAATGCGAAAAAG AAAGATATTCCTAGACAAACATCATTGTCTGCTTCAAAACATTCTCGGCGCCCTATTGATTTTGAAGATAGCGAGAAGGAGGAGTCGGAGTATGAAActgaagaggaggaagaggaagaagagaggtctCCCCCACGTAGAAGGGATGTGCAGGAGGAGCAGGAatatgaagaagaggaagagcgTGATCAGGGAGAGGAGGAAGAGGCATATGAAGAGTCAGAAGAGGAGGCTGAG GAGCCGAAGCAAAATGCTAGGGAATCAGCACCAAGTAAGCGGAAAGGGATTGAGTCGGATGAAGAATCTCCTCCAAGGAAGACGACAACTCATCGCAGAATGGCAATTGTTTATGACAGTGAGGAAGACTAA